From a region of the Aeoliella mucimassa genome:
- a CDS encoding sugar transferase, with protein MSTIIQAVVNDSISEFSGYFDSKAIACQVLSGVLLILFGPLMLLCMGLVLLTSRGPAMYSQVRVGKHGKLFKVHKIRTMYVDAEKLSGPQLCAKRDARVTPVGGWLRFLHLDELPQLFNVLHGEMCLIGPRPERPEIIEKNYLREIVPGFDNRTSVLPGVTGLAQINLPADQSAKCVIPKVALDLEYIRTASLGLDLRILLCTACRMLGVRHGIAVKLLRLDRHIDWNSVDEVWDNQPAHLTRAMARKEPQDCCAESKHSTARKKTACLVHSDAVMTTQLVGECECHSIDEDHTLPHKPR; from the coding sequence ATGAGTACGATCATTCAAGCCGTCGTCAATGATTCGATTAGCGAATTCTCCGGATACTTTGATAGCAAAGCCATCGCATGCCAAGTATTGAGCGGAGTGTTGTTGATTCTGTTTGGTCCCTTAATGCTCCTGTGTATGGGGCTGGTGCTACTGACATCACGTGGACCAGCGATGTACAGCCAGGTCCGTGTAGGCAAACACGGCAAGCTATTCAAGGTCCATAAGATTCGCACGATGTACGTTGATGCGGAAAAACTATCTGGCCCTCAACTTTGTGCAAAAAGGGATGCACGAGTCACTCCAGTAGGAGGTTGGCTTCGTTTCCTCCACCTTGATGAACTACCTCAATTATTCAATGTTCTCCATGGTGAGATGTGCCTCATTGGCCCAAGACCGGAGCGTCCCGAAATCATCGAGAAGAATTACCTTCGAGAGATTGTACCTGGTTTCGACAACCGAACTTCGGTGCTGCCTGGTGTCACTGGACTTGCTCAAATCAATTTGCCAGCAGACCAGTCCGCAAAATGTGTCATCCCCAAAGTGGCATTGGACCTCGAATACATTAGGACGGCAAGCTTAGGGCTTGATCTACGCATCCTACTTTGTACTGCTTGTCGCATGCTCGGGGTGCGGCATGGTATTGCCGTGAAGCTCTTGCGACTCGACCGCCACATCGACTGGAACAGCGTTGACGAAGTGTGGGATAACCAGCCAGCTCACCTAACCAGGGCAATGGCACGCAAAGAACCCCAAGATTGTTGTGCGGAAAGTAAACACTCCACTGCACGCAAGAAGACAGCCTGCTTGGTACACTCCGATGCAGTAATGACTACACAATTGGTAGGGGAATGCGAATGCCATTCGATTGATGAAGATCACACGTTGCCCCACAAACCTCGTTAG
- a CDS encoding XrtA system polysaccharide deacetylase — protein sequence MQHALTIDVEDYFQVSNFEPYIPKTDWDNYPLRVEKSTERVLEILASKSITATFYIVGYIAERCPALVRRISDQGHQVASHSYWHRRVSSLTRQEFRDDLRRSRQVLEDTIGMKVTAFRAPSFSITHDMPWALDVLVEEGIDSDSSLTAASLNKLTQQGDVYGPCTMELISGLLDEFPIAVQQLGNVSMPICGGGYFRLFPLKLSVYLLTRWTERFRVPFTFYIHPWEFDPDQPRLRLGTAQQRFRHYVNLSRTEQKFTDLLSAFDFGRLDVVATQQCEPQASLAIS from the coding sequence ATGCAACATGCATTAACAATTGACGTCGAAGACTACTTTCAGGTCTCCAACTTCGAACCGTATATTCCGAAGACCGATTGGGACAATTATCCACTGCGTGTGGAGAAGAGCACTGAACGAGTGCTCGAAATTCTCGCCAGCAAGTCAATCACTGCGACATTCTATATTGTGGGATATATTGCAGAGCGATGCCCCGCTTTAGTTAGGCGAATCAGCGATCAGGGACACCAGGTCGCCTCGCACAGTTACTGGCACCGACGTGTTTCATCCCTTACGCGACAAGAGTTCCGTGATGACCTCCGTCGCTCTCGACAGGTGTTGGAAGATACAATCGGAATGAAGGTGACTGCCTTTCGCGCACCATCCTTCTCGATCACACATGACATGCCCTGGGCCCTGGATGTGCTTGTGGAAGAGGGCATTGATTCCGACTCCAGCTTGACTGCTGCGTCTCTTAACAAATTGACCCAGCAAGGGGATGTTTATGGGCCGTGCACAATGGAGCTAATATCCGGATTGCTTGATGAGTTCCCTATTGCAGTACAGCAGTTGGGAAACGTATCGATGCCAATCTGTGGCGGTGGCTACTTTCGCCTGTTTCCATTGAAACTATCGGTCTACTTGCTGACTCGTTGGACGGAGCGATTCAGGGTTCCCTTCACCTTTTACATCCACCCATGGGAGTTCGACCCCGACCAACCCAGACTCCGATTGGGAACTGCTCAGCAGAGATTTCGCCACTATGTGAATCTCTCAAGAACCGAACAGAAATTCACAGACCTGCTCTCGGCATTCGACTTCGGACGCCTTGACGTTGTAGCGACTCAACAATGCGAGCCTCAGGCTTCGCTGGCCATTTCATGA
- a CDS encoding glycosyltransferase family 2 protein, with amino-acid sequence MTVHTPSQPVSASPNEVVVHPTGITSVSVVIPVRNESLHIRNTLEQIVRQDLHGIHLEVFVVDGESTDNTRDIVLDFATHHPMVQLLDNPNRLSSGARNIAIEHMRGDVLVVIDGHCEIPTREYFLDLVAAFEESGADCLGRPQPLDVSNATPLQKAIAAARSSRLGHHPESFIYSDEPQFVPAKSVAVAYRREVFDRVGQFDENFDAHEDGEFNLRCDRAGLSCYLDPRLKVKYLPRTSLTGLFKQMVRYGRGRVRLARKHAGMWGLGSLIPACLVLYLIIGAVASLLLNHAWIPYVVGLSIYLAAVATSGLIIALQQHSLAMLYRVPVVLATVHIGAGWGVLVELLGGSRRMKTATPPSYHEHLQC; translated from the coding sequence ATGACGGTCCATACACCTTCACAACCTGTTAGTGCCTCGCCAAATGAAGTAGTCGTACACCCGACTGGAATTACGTCTGTCTCGGTCGTGATTCCAGTCCGGAACGAATCTCTGCACATTCGCAACACGCTCGAACAAATCGTACGCCAAGATCTTCACGGAATTCACTTGGAAGTATTCGTCGTTGACGGAGAATCGACTGACAACACCCGAGACATTGTGCTTGACTTTGCTACACATCATCCAATGGTTCAGTTGCTGGATAACCCGAACCGATTGTCCAGCGGTGCCAGGAACATCGCTATCGAACATATGCGAGGGGATGTGTTAGTGGTGATTGACGGCCATTGCGAGATTCCCACGCGAGAGTACTTCCTCGACCTTGTGGCCGCATTCGAAGAGAGCGGCGCCGATTGCCTGGGGCGTCCTCAGCCTTTGGATGTATCGAACGCAACACCTCTTCAGAAAGCAATTGCTGCAGCGAGATCTTCCCGCCTGGGACATCACCCTGAGTCGTTCATTTATTCGGACGAGCCGCAATTCGTCCCAGCTAAGAGCGTCGCGGTTGCTTATCGCCGTGAGGTGTTCGACAGAGTAGGCCAATTTGACGAGAACTTCGACGCCCATGAAGATGGCGAATTCAATCTGCGGTGTGACCGGGCGGGCCTGAGTTGCTACCTGGATCCGAGACTAAAGGTTAAATACCTCCCGCGCACTAGTCTTACAGGACTATTTAAGCAAATGGTCCGCTATGGTCGTGGCCGCGTACGCTTGGCGCGCAAACATGCCGGCATGTGGGGCTTGGGTTCATTGATACCGGCGTGTTTGGTGCTTTACCTGATCATTGGCGCCGTTGCTTCTCTTTTGCTCAATCACGCCTGGATTCCGTACGTCGTTGGACTTTCGATCTACCTAGCAGCGGTTGCAACTAGTGGCCTAATCATAGCACTCCAGCAACACAGTCTGGCAATGCTATATCGCGTTCCAGTTGTATTGGCCACTGTTCATATTGGGGCTGGCTGGGGTGTGCTGGTGGAGTTGCTCGGGGGATCACGAAGAATGAAGACGGCTACCCCGCCTAGCTATCATGAGCACTTACAATGCTAG
- a CDS encoding glycosyltransferase — MHVAVVDEWLPYPVDCGKKLRSFHLLAPLARTHRITYLAPRSGYREQDDLAQQAMTDAGFKVVWIEQQVPPNSGLMFAPRLAKNFFSPYPYSVDRHINRQMQVQVEQLDREGDVDLWHAEWTPYVENLRGFVSKPWIINAHNVESLIWQRYRDVQRNRMKAWYFNMQYQRFEAYEQRAFQEASCVVTCTDDDATIARTTMNAENVQVVSNGVDTSRFTTDSINRDHNELLFLGSLAWRPNLDAVKLLLDSIFPAIRVQLPKTRLTIVGFEPPSWLVSRVAQLPNVELYGNAPQVEPFLERAGAMVVPLRIGGGSRIKILEALGAACPVISTAVGAEGLHLQPTTDIVIANTVESFADTTVKALANYRALLQTAHSGRNVVRARYEWSSLAEQLGEIWEMQLATEGMLAV; from the coding sequence ATGCACGTTGCAGTTGTTGACGAATGGTTGCCCTATCCGGTGGATTGCGGAAAAAAACTCCGCAGCTTCCACTTGTTGGCTCCTTTAGCGCGCACGCATCGTATTACGTATTTGGCGCCGAGAAGCGGGTATCGTGAGCAGGATGACCTGGCACAGCAGGCAATGACGGATGCTGGGTTCAAAGTGGTATGGATTGAACAACAGGTACCGCCAAACTCGGGATTAATGTTTGCTCCTCGATTGGCCAAAAACTTTTTCTCGCCGTATCCCTACTCAGTTGACCGCCATATAAATCGACAAATGCAAGTTCAGGTCGAACAACTTGATCGAGAAGGTGATGTCGATCTTTGGCACGCGGAGTGGACCCCTTATGTCGAGAATCTCAGAGGGTTCGTAAGCAAGCCATGGATCATTAATGCCCACAATGTTGAATCACTCATTTGGCAACGCTACCGTGATGTGCAGCGCAATCGCATGAAAGCGTGGTACTTTAATATGCAGTACCAGAGGTTCGAAGCCTACGAACAACGAGCATTTCAAGAAGCAAGTTGTGTAGTTACCTGCACCGACGACGACGCGACTATTGCTCGAACCACTATGAACGCAGAAAACGTACAGGTGGTTAGTAACGGTGTCGATACGTCGAGATTTACGACTGATAGCATCAACCGCGACCACAATGAACTCTTGTTTCTTGGTAGCTTGGCTTGGCGTCCGAATTTGGACGCGGTTAAGCTACTACTCGACTCAATCTTTCCCGCAATTCGCGTTCAGCTTCCCAAGACGCGATTAACCATCGTCGGTTTTGAACCACCTTCGTGGTTAGTGTCACGCGTAGCACAGCTGCCAAACGTGGAGTTGTATGGGAACGCTCCGCAGGTAGAGCCCTTTCTCGAGCGAGCTGGTGCGATGGTCGTGCCGCTCCGAATAGGTGGAGGATCGAGAATCAAGATATTGGAAGCTCTTGGAGCTGCCTGCCCAGTAATATCCACCGCTGTTGGTGCTGAAGGACTACATCTTCAACCAACAACCGATATTGTAATCGCAAACACTGTCGAATCATTTGCGGACACGACAGTCAAAGCACTTGCAAACTATCGGGCGTTGCTCCAAACAGCACACTCAGGCCGCAACGTAGTTCGAGCTCGGTACGAATGGAGTAGTTTAGCAGAGCAACTCGGCGAAATCTGGGAAATGCAGCTAGCCACAGAAGGAATGCTAGCAGTATGA
- a CDS encoding glycosyltransferase, which yields MSLADFPSTDSLPASSEYALHSGTAESSKGRHVVHITSSRFYGGPERQMLELARELSDDTTTSFISFAEGGLCDTFLQEVRGSGFRAIRLHSDTPHLIKAAKELTNQLKALRADVVITHGYKAGLLGLWSSRQLRLPVVAVSRGWTAETWKVRVYEKLDRWALRKADAVVCVSNGQAQKVKSTGAPGDRLKIIHNAIRTERFNKELQIEHRQHLETLFPSSLRYIIGAAGRLSPEKGFDCLIDAVAILRDKLHRTDFGVVLFGEGALHDELQKQLDKLGLADQFVLAGFTSELDMYMPHFDLFVQSSHTEGLPNVLLEAAAAGVPVIATDVGGTSEVVDNHRTGVLVHAGDATALANELLQLLEDDELRNTMRLAAPQYVREHFTFASQATAYRDLFRQLTCNHHKACPQ from the coding sequence ATGAGCCTAGCGGACTTCCCGTCGACAGACTCATTGCCGGCATCGAGCGAATACGCCCTACACTCAGGAACAGCGGAATCTTCAAAAGGCAGACACGTCGTCCACATCACTTCTTCGCGGTTCTACGGTGGTCCCGAACGACAGATGCTAGAACTCGCACGAGAGCTGTCCGACGATACAACAACGTCATTCATCTCATTTGCCGAAGGAGGCTTGTGCGACACCTTTCTTCAAGAAGTAAGAGGATCGGGCTTTCGGGCGATAAGACTTCACAGTGATACACCTCACTTGATCAAAGCTGCGAAAGAGCTAACAAACCAGCTGAAAGCCCTTAGAGCCGACGTTGTGATAACCCATGGATACAAGGCAGGTCTACTTGGCTTGTGGTCATCTCGACAGTTGAGGTTGCCTGTGGTCGCTGTCTCGCGAGGTTGGACTGCAGAGACCTGGAAGGTTCGGGTCTATGAGAAGCTAGATCGCTGGGCACTTCGTAAGGCAGATGCTGTAGTGTGTGTTTCTAATGGCCAAGCACAAAAGGTAAAGAGTACGGGAGCCCCGGGAGATCGACTAAAGATAATCCACAATGCGATACGAACCGAACGATTCAACAAGGAACTTCAGATAGAGCATCGCCAGCATCTCGAGACTTTATTTCCCTCATCACTACGATACATTATTGGGGCTGCAGGCCGACTGAGCCCCGAGAAGGGCTTTGACTGCCTGATAGACGCTGTCGCGATTCTCCGCGATAAACTCCACCGCACTGATTTTGGAGTTGTACTGTTCGGGGAGGGTGCCTTGCATGATGAGTTGCAAAAGCAATTAGACAAATTGGGGCTTGCTGACCAGTTCGTTCTGGCAGGCTTTACTTCTGAACTCGACATGTACATGCCACATTTTGATCTATTTGTGCAATCTTCTCATACCGAAGGACTGCCGAACGTGCTATTGGAAGCAGCGGCGGCCGGAGTGCCAGTGATTGCCACAGATGTCGGGGGGACCTCGGAAGTTGTCGACAACCACCGGACCGGCGTCCTAGTGCACGCCGGTGACGCGACTGCTTTGGCAAACGAACTCTTGCAGCTACTGGAAGACGACGAGCTACGAAACACGATGCGACTTGCGGCGCCACAATATGTAAGGGAACATTTCACTTTTGCATCCCAGGCTACTGCCTACCGAGACTTGTTTCGTCAGCTGACATGTAATCACCACAAGGCATGTCCCCAATGA
- a CDS encoding glycosyltransferase, whose product MIDRLSRAGTESQLLLTIKQLDRSKFEPYLCLLDGNDDESQALLPDNCPTWCLGIRRLVSPRAIQQGWKFWNLLRQHRIGVVQTFFPDSTRFAAPLAKAAGVRQVVGSRRNIGHWMTARDKRIARFYNQWFIDKIVANCEAARQAVIEQENAKPDQVVVVHNAIDLERFKDIAPWTPKPAGVPRKVGMVGNLRPVKGPDLFIHAAALVLHEIPDTTFEIAGGGDQAPYQRIIDSLGISDQVKLLGSVDDIPSFLATLDVAVLPSRAEGCSNALLEYMAAGRPIVATDVGGNSIALGHLAPQTCITSENVNGIATRILDYLCRSDVAREIAEGSADLVLASQSCVPLADLYSLRH is encoded by the coding sequence GTGATCGATCGGCTTTCGCGAGCGGGAACCGAAAGTCAACTATTGCTAACCATTAAGCAATTAGACCGAAGTAAGTTTGAGCCCTATCTTTGTTTACTCGATGGCAATGACGACGAATCACAGGCCCTATTGCCAGACAACTGCCCAACATGGTGCTTGGGCATACGCCGGCTAGTGTCTCCTCGAGCAATACAACAAGGCTGGAAGTTTTGGAACTTACTGCGACAGCACAGAATTGGTGTTGTACAGACATTCTTTCCCGACAGCACGCGTTTTGCCGCTCCATTAGCAAAGGCCGCTGGTGTAAGGCAAGTCGTGGGGTCCCGCCGAAACATCGGCCACTGGATGACAGCCCGAGACAAGCGCATCGCACGGTTCTATAACCAGTGGTTTATCGACAAGATTGTCGCCAACTGCGAAGCAGCCCGCCAGGCAGTGATCGAGCAAGAAAATGCAAAGCCCGACCAAGTGGTAGTTGTTCACAATGCTATCGATCTGGAGCGTTTCAAAGACATTGCACCTTGGACTCCCAAACCTGCTGGCGTGCCACGCAAGGTTGGCATGGTCGGTAACCTCCGCCCGGTGAAAGGCCCCGATCTTTTCATCCATGCAGCCGCCCTCGTCTTACATGAGATTCCCGACACAACGTTTGAAATCGCTGGTGGAGGTGACCAGGCCCCTTACCAACGCATAATAGACAGTCTTGGAATCAGCGATCAGGTGAAACTGCTCGGCTCAGTTGACGACATACCATCATTCCTGGCAACACTCGACGTAGCGGTACTGCCATCACGAGCGGAGGGTTGTTCGAACGCCTTATTAGAGTACATGGCTGCTGGAAGACCGATTGTGGCAACGGATGTGGGGGGGAATTCGATTGCACTGGGCCACTTGGCACCCCAGACTTGCATTACGTCCGAGAATGTAAATGGAATAGCCACACGCATCTTAGACTATCTATGCAGATCCGACGTTGCTCGCGAAATAGCTGAAGGATCAGCAGATTTGGTTCTAGCGTCCCAGTCCTGCGTGCCCTTGGCTGATCTGTATTCGTTGAGACATTAG
- a CDS encoding DapH/DapD/GlmU-related protein, which yields MTLKSCSNDVGIAFGSWFSKRDTHISERVSIGAHCLIGSCSIGQDTLIGSNVDILSGRHQHGVDIQAGERNRQESTFQQLLIGSNVWIGNRTVIMADIGDNSIIGAGSVVVHAVSSNSLAVGNPARSKRTLTADAQSAPTIDSTPAITAI from the coding sequence ATGACTCTCAAGTCATGCTCAAACGACGTCGGTATTGCATTCGGATCCTGGTTCTCAAAGAGAGACACACACATCAGCGAGCGTGTTTCCATCGGAGCACATTGCCTCATAGGCTCTTGTTCCATCGGACAAGACACCTTGATTGGCAGTAATGTCGATATACTAAGTGGACGTCATCAACACGGAGTCGACATCCAAGCAGGTGAACGCAATCGCCAAGAAAGTACTTTCCAACAACTTTTAATTGGTTCAAATGTCTGGATTGGCAATCGCACAGTGATCATGGCTGACATTGGGGACAACTCGATCATAGGAGCTGGTAGTGTTGTCGTCCATGCAGTCTCAAGCAACTCATTAGCTGTAGGCAATCCAGCTAGGAGCAAACGAACATTAACGGCAGATGCACAATCTGCCCCCACCATTGATAGCACGCCAGCAATAACTGCGATCTGA
- a CDS encoding phenylacetate--CoA ligase family protein has translation MHSLKPTLLNTLLRATGEGERITFQQQCERSQWWNPEQLSALQLTRLRALLQHAYQNCEYYRDTINKADFDVTSIDSVDDLRALPQLTKSIIQQNTTSLVASNWPESDTIQNFTGGSTGQPLRLYYNKSRHESRVAITMRHDGWAGRFIGGRVAYFWGAPRDAPSQKLQSRVRRWLEGSTLWLDTGNIYPQQFTIFNEQLIRFRPTVIVAYANSLSLFANYLLEKGLTTCHPKSIITSAEILTDESRQVIEKVFGCPIFNRYGCREVSVIASECEEHEGLHISAEGLHIEIVDQHDQPVKQGESGDILVTDLLNYAMPLIRYRIGDLGSWMHGPCKCGRGLPRLKSVDGRVTDFIVGSDNQLVSGVFLATYVVAQRPSLGRVQIVQSRAGHVELLVCPSDAFDATSDISYLQQSMARHVGPIDIEVTLVDEIEPEPSGKLLFCKSTISRSATSPLLAGSPR, from the coding sequence ATGCACAGCCTGAAACCAACTCTTCTCAACACACTTCTTCGGGCGACGGGAGAAGGTGAGCGGATCACCTTTCAGCAGCAGTGCGAACGTTCGCAATGGTGGAATCCTGAGCAACTGTCAGCTTTGCAACTCACGCGTCTTAGAGCACTGCTTCAACATGCTTATCAGAATTGCGAGTACTATCGCGACACGATCAATAAGGCGGACTTCGATGTCACTTCAATTGACTCTGTTGACGATCTTCGCGCTCTCCCCCAACTAACGAAGTCCATTATTCAGCAGAACACCACATCATTGGTTGCTTCTAATTGGCCCGAGTCAGACACCATACAGAACTTCACGGGAGGCTCGACCGGACAACCTCTACGCCTGTATTACAATAAGTCTCGTCATGAATCTCGCGTGGCGATCACTATGAGGCATGACGGATGGGCAGGCCGCTTTATTGGAGGTCGAGTTGCCTATTTCTGGGGGGCTCCAAGAGATGCTCCCTCTCAGAAACTACAATCCCGTGTACGTCGGTGGTTGGAAGGATCGACTCTGTGGCTAGATACAGGCAACATCTATCCACAGCAATTTACCATCTTCAATGAGCAACTAATACGCTTCCGCCCTACGGTAATCGTAGCCTACGCCAACTCCCTTTCTCTCTTTGCGAATTACTTACTTGAGAAGGGACTCACTACTTGCCATCCTAAATCCATCATAACTTCGGCGGAGATTCTGACCGATGAGTCCAGACAAGTCATAGAAAAAGTGTTTGGCTGCCCAATTTTCAATCGCTACGGATGCCGAGAGGTCTCGGTGATTGCTAGCGAGTGCGAGGAGCACGAAGGGCTACATATCTCCGCTGAAGGTTTACACATAGAGATAGTCGATCAGCATGACCAACCTGTGAAGCAAGGTGAGTCAGGCGATATCCTGGTGACAGATCTGCTGAACTATGCGATGCCGCTGATTCGCTATCGAATCGGTGACCTCGGATCTTGGATGCATGGACCGTGTAAATGTGGGCGAGGCCTCCCTCGCCTTAAATCAGTCGACGGCCGAGTGACCGACTTTATTGTTGGGAGCGACAACCAACTTGTGTCCGGCGTATTCTTGGCAACGTATGTAGTAGCCCAAAGGCCATCTCTTGGGCGAGTGCAGATTGTCCAGTCTCGGGCGGGGCATGTAGAGTTACTCGTGTGTCCCAGCGATGCATTTGATGCAACATCGGACATCTCCTATCTGCAGCAGTCCATGGCACGACATGTCGGACCAATTGATATTGAGGTTACGCTTGTCGATGAGATAGAGCCCGAACCATCTGGCAAGCTGTTATTCTGCAAGTCGACAATCTCCCGCTCGGCTACATCTCCTCTACTGGCTGGTTCACCCAGATGA
- a CDS encoding O-antigen ligase family protein — MNRSAEVTSARATPSLGVWLIWLYAFWILTTPYLSPKLSFLATIRFERLLAGILICYSGSQMGVCYRNSKPLILFGTFFLICLVSSFTSPLGGIERAEHWLAEYWKVALLFYFIVYSVQTKEHVYLVLLGISAISLGYQLLSWRDFMAGGSYVFQQGIKRMVGIWSGGGIGAANGYAITTLFALPFFHLWTYYDNSWKRRFVKMLGVGLSIASIVFSGTRGAILVGITVVASGVLIFSRRRIQLLALAATVLGVAYGFMPEDLRIRYTDQFLPHSESRATDTKADEIASSSAEGRIEGLKDGYALFLQRPLLGWGPGTSGAARDSLPNAPFREEELQLHSLYGQIIAEVGLLGTLFFIMLNWNLIASLLRVVKSSIPLERTLAGLLLTSFTIYWLYGFISHTLFNQEWILLFGLSTVLISEYEWARSELPTESHLVDSSLQSPAGWGTCG; from the coding sequence ATGAATCGGTCGGCAGAGGTAACTTCAGCTCGAGCCACTCCTTCTTTAGGAGTATGGCTAATTTGGCTGTATGCTTTCTGGATCCTCACGACGCCCTATCTTTCTCCGAAGTTGAGCTTCCTGGCTACGATTCGATTCGAGCGACTTCTAGCCGGCATCTTGATCTGCTATTCCGGCTCGCAAATGGGCGTGTGCTATCGCAATAGCAAACCCCTGATTCTCTTTGGAACCTTCTTCCTAATCTGCCTAGTCTCGTCTTTCACGTCTCCCCTAGGAGGAATTGAAAGAGCAGAGCATTGGTTGGCCGAGTATTGGAAAGTTGCGTTACTATTCTACTTCATTGTCTACAGTGTCCAAACTAAAGAACACGTATACCTTGTGTTACTTGGCATATCAGCCATTTCACTAGGCTACCAACTATTATCCTGGCGGGACTTTATGGCCGGTGGGAGCTATGTATTTCAGCAAGGCATCAAGCGAATGGTTGGAATCTGGTCAGGCGGTGGAATTGGTGCCGCTAATGGTTATGCGATTACAACTCTGTTTGCATTGCCTTTCTTTCACCTATGGACTTACTACGACAACAGTTGGAAAAGACGGTTCGTCAAAATGCTAGGAGTCGGCCTTTCCATTGCATCCATCGTCTTCAGTGGTACACGCGGTGCCATTCTCGTTGGCATTACTGTGGTCGCTAGCGGAGTTCTGATATTCTCCCGTCGACGAATCCAATTATTGGCACTGGCCGCAACAGTGCTGGGTGTTGCTTATGGATTTATGCCTGAAGACTTACGCATCCGATACACCGATCAATTCTTACCGCACAGCGAAAGCCGTGCTACTGACACGAAGGCCGACGAGATTGCTTCCTCTTCTGCGGAGGGAAGAATCGAAGGCCTTAAGGATGGCTACGCTTTATTCCTGCAGCGGCCACTTCTCGGCTGGGGTCCAGGAACATCTGGAGCTGCCCGTGACTCTCTACCGAACGCACCGTTCAGAGAAGAAGAGTTACAGTTGCATTCGCTCTACGGACAAATCATTGCCGAAGTTGGACTACTCGGCACTCTATTCTTCATTATGCTGAATTGGAATCTAATTGCGTCTCTTCTTAGAGTAGTGAAAAGCTCCATACCGTTGGAAAGAACATTAGCAGGACTGCTTTTGACATCCTTCACCATTTATTGGCTATACGGGTTCATTTCTCACACGCTTTTCAATCAAGAATGGATTCTCCTATTTGGACTATCAACCGTACTTATTTCAGAATACGAATGGGCTCGTAGCGAACTACCCACTGAATCACATCTAGTCGACAGTTCATTGCAGAGTCCTGCAGGGTGGGGCACATGCGGCTAG
- a CDS encoding CapA family protein yields the protein MRLVAIGDLSLNGYYHNRLARNSFDPLKEITSWNSTDLIVGNLESPITATPRVAPSKCTLRGSTEAYQLFAKHNMQVFSVANNHMMDFGPAGLTDTLKYLDTFDVKHVGGGESLYAANQPLIMEQAGQRVAFLAFCDVDQKSPLYAGETTTGVAPWLGEHSLDAIRLAKTHVDWLVVFMHWGVEMSRLPTEEQRITGRKVIEAGADAILGSHPHVLQPIEHYGGRPIAYSLGNFLFSPMYWRGTNADGEPFCSKLRLHPLSRRTGWLEIDFENSHSVTWHFHPARLGHSLNIYPGWPSSWKKEWDTLCNLMESENYGPHSQEETARGYERTFQRWNGKSLWRRMEMRLFHHGLIQRGRDTQ from the coding sequence ATGCGGCTAGTTGCCATCGGTGATCTCTCTCTTAATGGGTACTACCACAACCGGCTGGCTAGAAACTCATTTGATCCGTTGAAGGAGATAACATCATGGAATTCTACTGATTTAATCGTCGGCAATTTAGAGTCCCCCATCACAGCTACACCAAGAGTCGCGCCGAGCAAGTGCACGCTTCGAGGTAGCACGGAAGCATATCAACTGTTTGCTAAACATAACATGCAGGTCTTTTCGGTTGCAAACAACCACATGATGGACTTCGGTCCAGCCGGGCTAACTGACACGCTAAAGTATCTCGACACCTTCGACGTGAAGCACGTCGGGGGAGGGGAGTCGCTATATGCGGCTAACCAGCCACTAATCATGGAACAAGCAGGACAACGCGTTGCGTTTCTAGCCTTTTGTGACGTAGATCAGAAAAGCCCACTATACGCTGGTGAAACTACTACTGGAGTAGCTCCATGGCTTGGCGAGCATTCGCTCGATGCGATTCGCTTAGCAAAAACCCATGTCGATTGGCTTGTAGTATTCATGCACTGGGGCGTTGAAATGTCCCGCTTACCGACCGAAGAACAGCGTATCACTGGCCGCAAGGTAATTGAAGCAGGTGCGGATGCGATACTTGGAAGTCATCCTCATGTTCTGCAACCAATCGAACACTATGGTGGGCGCCCTATAGCCTACAGCCTTGGCAACTTTCTTTTTTCTCCCATGTACTGGCGTGGCACGAATGCTGATGGAGAACCGTTTTGTTCTAAGCTTCGATTACACCCGCTCTCGCGTCGTACGGGATGGTTAGAAATCGACTTTGAGAACTCCCACTCCGTAACATGGCACTTCCATCCAGCACGACTGGGCCACTCTTTGAATATTTATCCTGGCTGGCCTTCAAGTTGGAAGAAGGAGTGGGATACCTTGTGCAATCTAATGGAGTCAGAAAACTACGGCCCTCACTCACAAGAGGAAACGGCCCGGGGCTATGAAAGAACTTTCCAACGCTGGAATGGTAAGTCGCTCTGGCGTCGCATGGAAATGAGGTTATTTCACCACGGACTTATCCAACGCGGTCGCGACACCCAATGA